The sequence below is a genomic window from Thalassoroseus pseudoceratinae.
AGACACAGCCATACGAGTTCGACTGATTCCAAGCCTTGAGGATGGCCTCTTTAGCTGCCAAACCATTCTCAACAACCTCGACAATTGCACCGGCTTTCTTAAGAATAAATGTCAGTAGCCTTTGGTTGTCTAGGCCATCCTCAGCCAATAGAACTCTCACGCCATCAATTCGAATATCTGCCCCCGCAGGCTTGGTTGAATCAGCATGCTGTTCTTGAATTGGATTGGGTTTGGTATCGTCAACAATCTGTGGTTTAATGGTTAGTCGAAATTGAGTTCCTTCGCCGAGTTCCGTGCGAACAACTTGCAGTCCGCCTCCCAACAGTTCTGCAAAGTGTTTGCTGAGTGTCAGCCCAAGTCCCGTTCCACCGTAACGTCGCGTAGTCGAAGTGTCGGCCTGCGAAAACGGCTGAAACAAGCGTTTCACCTGATCGGCACTCATTCCGATTCCAGTATCAATAACATCAAAACTCAATGTTGGTTCATTGTTGTCATCCTGATAAGTCGTGATGAGTTCGACCTGACCGGACTCTGTAAACTTAATGGCATTGCCGACTAGGTTGATCAAGATCTGCCGCAACCGAGTCGGATCTGTGCGAATCATCGCGGGGATTTGACCATTAAACCTTGAGTGAACTTCAACTCGATCTTCCTTGTCCCTCACATCAACCAGTGACAAAGTCTCCGCAACAATACTCGACGGGTTACAATCAACAAGTTCAACACTCATTTTCCCTGATTCGATCTTTGATAGATCAAGGATATCATTGATGACTGACAGTAAATGCTGACCATTGCGTCGGATTGTTTCAATCTCGGAGGAATCGTCATCATCGGCGATGCGTTCGGAAATCGTCTCCGTAAAACCGAGAATTGCAGTCATCGGTGTTCTGATTTCGTGACTCATATTCGCCAAGAAATCGCTCTTGGCTGTAGTGGCCGCCGTCGCCTCCGATGCCATTAGCTCCGCGCGGGCTTTTTCCTCTGACAACCTTGCATTAAGCATGTCCAACTCGATTTTTGAAGCCTCAGCGGCTTTCAATAACTGACGCGTTTCAGACGCCTGGTTTTTGAAGGCTTCGGCGGCGTTTGCGAGACGACCGAGCTCATCGTTTCGACCGGTTCCTGGCACACTTTGAACCGATTCACCAGTCGTCAGCTTGTCGAACGTTGTGGCAATCGCATTGAGTGGCGGCGCGATGCTTCGACCAATCACCCAAGCCGCAATAATTCCGAGAATGATCGTGAGCGCGGAGAAGAAGTTGCTCCACAATTGATAGCTTTCGGTGTTTCGGATCAGCTCTTGGTGAATGACATTCAGACGACTCGCCTGACGCTCGCGAATCTCCGATGCGAGTCGTCGAAACTCAGAGAGTTCACCGGCCAGCACCACGTTCACGAGGTGAAGATAACCACGTGTCGACTGAACCATTTGAATCGTTGTCGAATCATAGCTTGTGACAATTTGCTTCAACTGCGTTAGTTGCTGATTCGCGGCATCAGGATTCTTCGATTGAAATTCGTCGATCAACTTGATGGCATCGTCAAGTTGCCTCTGTGCATTCCGAAAATGGCTAGAGTCAGGGGCAATAATAAATCGTAAGTTTTCAATCTCTGCAGTCCGAAACGCCGCCTCGATTTTTGCAAGCTGTTCAGAAGCCGGATACGACGAATCGAAACGAGTTGTAGAGATCTTTTTGATTGTCTCAGCGAAGCGAGCCTCGTACGAGCGGAGTTCCTCATTTACGATTTTTCGACGCTTGGCCCGATCTGAAATCACAGCATCGAAAATTTCCTGATGGGATGCTAGATGGGCATGCATCCGATCCAGTGATTCCGCATCACTCTCGCCATCAAGCAAGCTGGCTTGTTTCAGGAGGTGGCCGAGCTCATCTTGAATTTGCCGAACGCGAACTTCCGGGCCACCGTAGCCCGTAAAAGCGAATAAAAGAACATTCCGCTGCAATGCACTCACATGGCGATCGATCTGATCGAACTGATCGACATCATGACGAAGTAGATAAGATGTCTCTAACGCGAGTTTTGCGGAGGTCAAACCTTGATGACAAAGGACTGCAATCGATATATGCAATAACAGAACGACCGAAAACCCAATTGAGATTTTGGCCTTCACGCTGAAATAGCAATGATTGAATGGAGCCCATCGAGCCATTAGGACCGCCTTTTATCGACTGCACGCAGTCGGACCACCCCCATGACAAACGGAATATTGTCGGGAGAAATCCTTATCACCATCCGGTTATTGTCATCCAGTTAGCAATTCGTACCAACGAACAAGACTGTATTCGTAAGAATCCATGACAGTATTCCAGACGGCGACATTACCAAAACGCTCTTGGTACGAACCGCCACTGCGAACACTTCCTGTTTTGACGGCCACATTGCCGTCCGCTCCCGGCAGATTCGTTCTTGCGGGTTTGCCTTCGTACCAGAACTCCCATTCCGACGGTGACATGTAACCGCGTGAGCGTTCCGGGACGGAGATGTAATAACCCTGTCGAGCCATGTACGCGCCCGCCCATCCGTCGAGCCACCAATTCATATAGGCATAAGCAGAATCCAGTGCCGGCCCCTCAGTTTCTGATGACAAGCACAGAACGCCATGCCAACCCCGATATCCTTCTTTCGGAGCCGCATAATTCACAGGAATCCCGAGCCCGTTCAATGTGGAAACCGCGGGCGAGAACATACTCTCAATGGTCACTCGGCCACTTTTCATGAACGCAACCGATTGTGGAACACTGCTCCAGAGACCGTTGAAATGCCCTCGATATTTGAATTCCAAGAGAATCTGGAATAGGTCGTCAATTTCCTGACGTGAAAGATTGCCGATATCGTTGAATTTCACGAGTCCTTTGGCTTGGGCAGCGAGGGCGGCATCGAAAATCCCGATTGCCGGTTCGTTGACAAGACCGACTTTCCCTTGATGCTTCTCATCGAGTAGCCACCCCCAAGACTCCGATTCGTAGGGCACCCCCGGTGGGATTACGCGGGTGTTGTAACCGAACGAATCGACGTTGTGGACATACGGAACAAAACTTATTTGTTTCGTCGGATTTGCACCGAGTGTTCCATCTTTCTGCACGTAGAGAATTTTGTGCGGAGCGTCGCCGGCACCGATCTTCATTCCCGAAAAGAGTTGCCCGGTTTTTGCCAGCGAGTTGATCTCATCCCATCGGTGGATTCGGTCGACATCAATGGGCTGAATGGCATCGGCTTGCCATAGAACATTGATACTATTCGACCACTGCTCATAGACATCGAAACTCTCCGGCCGCGTCGATGCTTTCTGAAGAACTCTCGCGCTCCCTCGCGGCTCAAACTGGATTGAGATCCCGAGTTCTTTCTCCGCGCGTCGGCGAATGTCATCCTGAAGTGTGACCCCGGTCCCTAGCACACGAAGAGGTCTCTTGGATGCCTCTTGGGAGATCGCCTGCGGTGCGACATAGAGAGCGGAAGAGATGGCGGACAGGTTTGCAAGAAACTGACGTCTGGAAACGTTCATGAAGCCGCGCCGCCGTTATCTGTGGCACAATGCAAACACAGTTCATTCACCGACTAGCAGTGAGCGTACAATTTGTATCGGTGATCGTTCGGCCAACCGTTGAGAAAGAGCCGCAATTACGAGTGAAACTGCAAAGCAGACTCTGGGTCGCATGACGTTATTAAGATGGGTTATCTCTAGTGATTAGATCGATTTTCCACCCTGTGACTAGAATGACACATCGAATAGCAAGATTGGTCAATGAGTTACACATCCGTGGAAATTGCGTGAAGACAATTTTCCCTCAGTATCCCATCAATCACTCGACACCGTTTCGGTTTCCCGTGCAGAATGCGGCTGCGGTGGCTGAAAGGTTGTGTCCAGCGTGACCAGTTCAGGAGAGTTGCTTTCCCCTGCGACGACTGGTTGGGGCGGCGGTGGGTTCTTCTCGGGCTTGGCACCAAATACGGTCAACTTAGCTGTTGTGAAGAAGCCCTTGAGCGAATTGAACGTCTCCGTGACGGCGGTCGGTTCATACCCGCAGTGAACCATGCAGTCGGTACAACTTGGGTTACCGCTAGACTTGCCGTAACTGTCCCAATCGGTCGTATCCAAGAGTTCTTGGTAGCTGCTGGCATAGCCTTCTTGAAGCAGATAACACGGTTTTTGCCAACCGAAGAGGTTGTACGCCGGCATGCCCCAAGGCGTGCATTCCAAGTCGTATCGGCCTTTGAGAAATTCCAAGAACAACGGCGAGAGATTGAACTTCCACCGGCGATCGATCTTTGTGAACACTCGTCGGAACAGGCCGACCGTTTCGGCTTGGTGCAGGAAGTGTTCTTGATCGGGAGCTTTGTCGTACGGATAACCAGGGGAGAGCATCATGCCTTCGACACCCAGTTCGGTGAGGATATCGAAGGTCTCTCGCACTTTCTCTGGTTCAGCCGTGTTGAAGAGCGTGGTGTTGGTCGTGACTCGGAAGCCCTGATCCAAGGCCGTTTTGATCGCGGCAATTGCGACATCATAGACGCCGTCTCGACAGACGGCGGCATCATGTTCTTCCTTCGGTCCGTCGAGATGCACCGAGAAGGAAAGGTACTTGGTTGGTTTGAACCGATGCAAATGCTTTTCCAACAGGATCGCATTGGTACATAGGTAGATATACTTTTTGCGGGCGACCAGACCTTCCACGATCTTGTCGATATCTGGATGCAACAACGGTTCGCCACCGGGAATGGAGACGATCGGTGCGCCACATTCGTCGACCGCGTTCAAGCATTCTTCAACGCTGAGATGTTTGCGAAGAATGTCCACCGGATGTTGGATCTTCCCGCATCCCGCGCAGGCCAAATTGCATCGGAACAATGGTTCTAACATCAAAACGATCGGGTACCGTTTGACGCGTCGAAACTTCTTGCCGAGCACGTATTTCGCCACGGTCCACATCTGCGAGACGGGAACGCCCATGGGTTTCTCCAGGTCAGTCAATCATTGAGTGATCTGCGGATTATGCAACCTTCACTTCGCACTCTATAACACACACCGCTCAGTGTGTCACCCCCAGCGGTGCGAACAGCGTCGGTTGCCAGGGCGATCAAGGCTTGAGTGTGGAAGCGGCTTGGAAGCGTTCTTCACCGGTCTTACTCGGTTCGCTCCAGCACGTATAACGCACTTTCCGCTCGCAAGTTGGCGGCCCAGGCATGACGGACGGCCCGGCGACGGATGATCGGAATCTCCTTATCGATCCGAAACTTGACAACGTTGGCCAAATCACGGAAGTCCGTCATCGACATGACATGCAAGTTCGGCGTGTTGTACCACTCATAGGGCAGTTCTGATGTCACCGGGGCTCGTCCTCGTGAGAGGGCTTGCCAACGCACCCGCCAATGAGCGAAGTTCGGCACCACAACCAATGTCCAACGAGCAATGCGGTACATTTCCTCAAGCACGGCCTTCGGTTGCCGCACTTGCTGCAAAGTTTGGCTCAGAACGGCCACATCGAAACTCTGGCTGGGAATATCGTCGAGGCCTCGGTCCAAGTCGGCACGAATCACAGCCACGCCACGCGAAATTGCCGCTTCGATCGACTCTTGGTCCAATTCGACGCCTTGCACACTGCAACCGTGTTCATCTCGCAGCATTGCCAACAAACGCCCGTCTCCGCATCCCAGGTCGACAACACGACTACCAGGGCGAATCTGATCCCGAATCAGTTTATCGTTCAACCCAAGCATCGGGTCTGGCATGCAATAGCGTTGTGAGGACATCTGGTTAACGATCGGAGTTCAAAAACGACTGGTAAGTCTGGTCGAGAAATGGTTGAACCAAGCGTTCGAGTGGTTCATTTTCGATGAGGAAAGCATCGTGCCCATAGGGGCTGCTCAACTCGATGAAGCTCACATGCCGACGAGCCTTGAGCAATGCCGATACCAACTCGCGGCTTTGGTCGGTTGGAAACAACCAATCGGTTGTGTAGCTGACGACGAGAAACCGGGCATCAGTATTTCCCAGGGCCGCTTCAAGCGAACCGTGTCGGTCCGCGAGATTGAAATAGTCCATCGCCTTAGTCAGATACAAATAGCTATTGGCGTCGAACCGCTCTACGAACCGTTCACCCTGGTAGTGCAGATAGCTTTCGATTTGGAATTCGGTTTCTTTGCCAAGATCGTAAGCCAGTTTGTCGCTGTGTTGCAGCCGCCGGCCAAATTTCATTTCGATGGATGCTTCGGACAGATACGTAATGTGGGCTAGCATTCTCGCGACAGCCAACCCGTATCTTGGACCTTCTTCCGGCGTGTATCGTCCGCTATGGAACTCCGGATCGGAGACAATCGCCCGTCGCCCAACCGTGTTGAATGCAATCCCCTGAGCCGACAAATGGGCCGCTGACGCCAACACAACCGCTGCATTCAAGCGATCCGGATACCGAGCCGCCCATTCAAGAACTTGCATGCCTCCGAGACTGCCACCAACCACGGCGAGCAATCGATCGATCCCCAAATGTGTGACCAACGCCGCGTGGACATCGACGATATCCTCAATCGTGATCACCGGGAAATCGCTGCTGTACCGTTCGCCCGTTTCGGGATTGAGACAGCCGGGCCCGGTCGTCCCCATGCATCCGCCAAGAACATTCGCACAGATCACGAAATACCGGTCGGTGTCCAACATCTTGCCGGGACCGATGAACGCGTCCCACCAGCCGGGTTTGCGATCTTCTCCCGAATGCCACCCCGCTGCGTGGGCGTCTCCAGTGAGAGCATGGCAAACAAAAACGGCATTGTTGCGGTCGGAATTCAAACTTCCGTAAGTCTCATAGGCCACAGTAATTGGGCCTAGTTCTCGACCGCTAGCCAGCCGAAGTTTTTCGGAGGACTCGAACAGCGTTACGGTTTGCGTCTCGACCATACCGACGGAATCCGGTGGTAATTCGAACACCGGTTGCTCATCCGTTGGTTTGGGAATCGATTCTGTTGACATAATTTCCCAAGTATAAGCTGGCCCGCGGCATTTTTCGAGTGAACGCCTCTAGTGAGAAATGCCGGATTGGGCTAAAACGCCTCCCAAACTCAACATTACGGAGTCGCGATTCGTCGTTTGCGTTTGAATGACGGGTCAAAACGAGATCGGTTGAGTCACGATTGCTGAATTGAAACGTGTCCGATGTTGTTCGGCCGGATTATGGTTCTTGGTCGGCGTGATCGTTGCGAGCCTTTGCAATGCTCGCTCGACTTCATCCCGACGGAAAAGTGAATTGCTTGAGGACGATGGCATGAACTTTCATCAATGGGCGAGTCGAATGACGGCCGGCATGGTTGTTGGTGGGTTGGCAACTCTTTGCGGTTGTGGAAACCCTCCGATCTTCGACTTCGGAAAAGCCAATGCCGAAGCTGCGGCGGCGGAATTGGACAAACATCGCACTCAGTTCCGTAGCGAAGGCGATTCAGATTCCCTTCGTTGGTTGTTCGCAAACCAACTTGCGACCGGAATGTCGCTGGACCAAGTCAGCGAAATTCTCGGCAAACCCGGAGAGCAGGTTCACGGCGATACATACATCAAAGCCAAAGTCTCCGGGGTCCGCCGCACTGATGAAACTTACCGCTGGGGTCCGGATAACAAGGGCCAAGTCTACTACCTCTTCTTCCGTGACGAGAAATTGACCGCATTCAATCCCGACGACTATCGGAAAATGGATTTCGATTAAGGCCAGTCGCAATTCGCCAGAGACGTTCCAACGCTGCGACGTACTAGCTCACCACACGGAATTCCCTCACCCGCGAAACCTGCGTTAAATTGTCGGTTGAGTCTGCTCATGGGCTAGACGAAGTTGTCCACAGGCGGCGTCGATGTCGGCTCCTTTGCGTTTGCGGACGGTCACGTTGACGCCACCTTGTTGGAGCGTTTGAACGAACTCATCGGTGCGGGGCGTGGATGGGTCGCTGAACGGTAATCCGTCGACGAGATTCATGGGAATCAAGTTGACGTGTGCGTTCCGCATCTTCAAAAGACTCGCCAACTCGCGAGCGTGGGCAGGGTGGTCGTTCACGTTGCCGAGCAGAACGTATTCATAAGTGACACGCCGCCCGGTCCGCTCAAAGTACTCGTCGGCCGCTTCGAGAATCGCGTCGACACCGATGTTCGCGTTGACCGGGACAATCTCGGTGCGAAGTTTGTCATTCGGCGCATGCAAGGAAACGGCGAGGTTATACGGTTTGCCATGCTGGGCCAATTCGCGGATTTTCTCCGGCAATCCCACGGTGGAAATCGTGATCCGCCTTGCCCCGAGTCCCAATCCCCCTTTGTCACTGAGGGTATCCACCGCGGGCAGCAGGTTTCCCAAATTGTGCAAGGGTTCGCCGATCCCCATCACGACGACATTCGTAATTCGATCGTTCTCTGGCAACAACCGGTCGATTCGCAAAATCTGTTCGAGAATCTCGCCGACGGAAAGGTTGCGTTTGAGTCCTTCTAATCCACTGGCGCAGAACACGCAGCCCATCGCACAACCGACTTGCGTGCTAATGCACACCGTTCGTCGACGGGTTTCACGCATGAGAACGCACTCGACGGTTTGCCCATCACGCAGTTCGAGCAGCAGTTTCTCCGTGCGATCGGTCGCCACTTGGTGGTCAACAATTCGCGAAGCAAAGAAATCGAATTCTTCATTCAACGCCAAACGCAGACGGGCAGGCACGTCGTGCATGGCATCGAAATTGTCGACCCGTTTTCCAAAGAACCAACGACGGATTTGGTCGGCTCGGTATGCAGGCTGCCCAAACGCTTCGCACCAGTTCGCTAATGCGGAGCGGGACAAGTCAGTCACGAGGGGGCGAACATTATCAGTCATAGCAGGAGAGACCAACGAGAAAGGCAAAACAATCGGAATGGGTAGATCGGCCGGCGTGTTATTCCGGCAGACTCACCGGACGACCATCGAAGCGGTTGGCCAACTTTTGGTAAATCCCCATCCGACCGCCTTGACCGGGCAGGGACTCAATTCGATCCGAGAGAAACTTCACAGAACCGTCAGCGAACAAGAAATTCGCACCGCCATCGTGCAGACTCGAGAAGGAACGCGGTCCGTTATTCAAACGAGAAATGTGATGGCAATCGGTCACTTGGTCATTCTCAAATTCATTGGCACCAACTCCCGGCCAAATGCCGGCTCCGCTGGTCACACACCGTTCGCCGACCAGGAACGTATTTGCGGTGCCGTCGGTGATCGATTCCAGGCCGATTGCGCTGTTCCAACAAAAAATCCCATTGGATTCCTTCGGAGTCGGCAATTGACCTGGCCACGATGCCGTCCGGCGACCAGTGATCCATCGCGGCAAAGCGGTGTCACCAAAGTTGCCGGAGTAGTTGGACGTCGCGTAACCTCCGCGAGCCGGATTGAGATCCATCATCAAATCGGCGGGGCATCGGTAGGCGGAAACAGAAGTTTGCAAGAGTTTCGCTGCATCCGCTTTTGGGAACGGTTGTTCGAAACTAAGTTCGGCATCGATTTCGTTAATCAAGGATATCTCGTCCAGAAATCCCAACAGACTACACTGCCATCCGTAACCACCGCCGCGACCGGCTTCGTTCGTCGTCTGATACCACCCGGAAGGAAAGACGTCGGCCGTCTCTTGGTAGGCTTGCAACGCCAGACCAATGTTCTTCAGACGCTCCCCACATTGGGTGCGACGGGCCACACTTCGGCTTTGCTCAACGGCTGGTAACGTCAGCACGCCCAACAAACCCACGACGGCCACACAAATCGTGAATTCGGTGATTGTCCACCCGCGTCGACCGGCATTCTCACGTCGGCTCTGATGATGATGTGCGGAATTGATCACAATGATTCATCTCGCGGGGACAACAGCTTGGAAAGTTCCGTGGGCCATCCGTAGGCCCGCCAGTCGTCACCGATCCGCTCGAATCGGAGTGTCACACGGACATCGGCCGGTTGTTGCTGGGATTGTTGGAACAACACAGACCGAACCGGTAGCGAATCATCGAAGAATCGCCAACTCCCGTCAACCAACTCAAAGCGAATCATTCGCCCGTTGTGCTCAAAAGTGGCCACCGTTCCGTCTTCCTTGAGGACAGGAGTCTGCTGGGCAAGCGTCCGCAACTCGGTTTCCATCGCGGTGACCATAGCCGGGCTATGCCCAAGAAACTGAACGAGTTCCAAACCGTTCGGTCCGGCGGCGTAGTCTCGGAAGTCCGATGGCGGCAGCATCTTACTGATAAACGTTGGCAACGCACCGCCTGCTAACGCATCTGCCGCTTGCATCAGGCATTCAGACAGGTCATCCGAAAACCCCGGCGGCAACGTCACGGAATCAGCATGCGGATCGGTCAAGCTCGGAATTTGACTCTTTGGCGGGTGGGATTCCGGCAGAATGAGCGTTAACTCCACCAAACCCGTGTCCGCACTCGACGGGAGCTCAGCTTGGGCTGCTAACTCGTAGATTTGTCGCAGACGCGATTGCCCATCCGAGTCCGATTGCAGGGCACTTGCGACGGTATCCAGCGTTTGACTCTCTCGGAGTCGCCGAAGTTCTTCGACCGGAACATGCCTCAGCAGGAATTCGCGGAATTCCCCGTTCCGCAACAGAGCGACGGCATCATCGAGTGACGCTCGCAACAATTCCGCCGGTTCCGCAGGAGACGGGGAGGGTGGTTTCGACTTCGTTTGGTGGCTCTTGAGGTCTGAAGAAGTCGTTGAGTCGGCTTTTCCGCGTTGTTCTGGTTCAACTTCTGGCTTGGACTTTTTCTGGGGTTCCTCGCCACCACATCCCGCGAGCAGGAACACTCCCAACCCAAATAGAACCAACGAATTCCGATGGGATGAATTCAATAGGAATCGCATAGAGATTGGGAGAAGGCTTGGGAACAGAGAGCCGGACAACCTCCGATTGTACGTCATTGGAAATCGGAACGCGAACCATGACCCCCTGAATTCTTCCGCACCTTCACAAACTTGACCTAAAAGCAAATGCGTTTTGGGCAGAGTTGATGAAAAAGGGTGTTGAGAGTTACACCGATTTGCGTGACAATCACACTCGTTTGAGCCAACCCCGCTTCCGATCTCGCAACAAAGCGACACCGCATGACTTCTCAACGAGAGAAACTTTCGACCACATGGTCGCTCTCCGGTCTGTTAGTGCGACTGTACGCTGCGCTGTGCGAAGCCACGCCAACCCCACCGGATTTGCCCGCGTTTCTCGAAGAACACGCCTCGGTTCCAGATCCGCAAAAAGTGGATGTCTTATTTTTCGACCAGTACTATCATTGGCGATTCGGTGGCGGCCGCAAGTGCGAATGGTATTTGGAACATTTCCCCCAAATCGTAGCGACGAAGCAAGTTGCCACTGAATTAATCGTCGAAGAGTTCGAATACCGGCAGGAAACGAATTCTCCCCCAACGCTCGATGAATACGCCGAACGATTTCCAGAACTCAGCCAGGCGATTCGTGAATTGCTAGCTCAGCGTCATCCCAATGATCGATTTGCAATCGCAGCGGGTTGGATTCGCCAGTTATTTCACGGAGGCGGTCTGACACAAACACGCTTCGACAATTCCCTCGGTTCGATCAATCGGACACTTCCGCACGAACTCACGCAACTTGCGCCGACGAAAACGACATCGGAATCGGACCCCGATAGCTTTCTCACTGAATATGGAGCGGACGCCGACGCCAGCAGTCCCTTTGCCAGTTTGTCGCCGGATGTGCTTCGTTTGATCGAAAGCGACATGCACGAGGCGGTCTTCGATCCCGGCGAGTACCTCATGCGTGAAGGCGATGCGGGCGACTCACTCATGGTGCTTATGGATGGCAAAGTCGAGGTCCGGATTCCGACCGTGCAGAAAACTCCCCACGTGATCGCGGAAGTCGAAGGGCGACAAATCTTCGGGGAGATGTCCCTCTTGACCCAAGAACCACGAAAAGCCGATGTCCTGGCTTGCACGCCGTCTCGGGTGATGGTGCTGCCCGCGATTGCGTTCCATAATCTTGCGAAAGATCATCCGGCGATTAGCAACGTGATGACGGCTCTCATCGCACAACGACTGGGACGCGATGGACAGGCTGATGTCCTTTGGGGACGAACGCTCGGCGAACACTACCGGATCACCGGCCGACTAGGACGGGGCGGGATGGCGGTGGTCTACGATGCGATCGACCAACGTGACACCACACGGGTGGCGTTGAAGATGATGAGTCATCGGTTGGTCTACGATGAAGCGGCCCGCGATCAATTTCAGAAAGAAGCAGACATCATCGAGAGTTTCGATCACCCGCATATCTCACGCATGTTGGGACGCTTCCAAGAATTCCACACGTTTTTCACGGTGATGGAGTTTTGCGATGGCTGGACACTCGCGGAAATTTTGGGACGCTGCGGGAGTCTCCCCGAAGACATGTCACGAAGCATCGTGGGACAAGTCGCCGAGGCACTCAAGTACGCTCATGAACGCGGTATCATTCATCGTGATGTCAAACCTGGCAACATTATGGTCCGTCGCGATGGCACCGTGTTACTGATGGATTTCGGGTTAGCCAAGGATGTTGCCGACACTCACCCCTCGCTTGCTGAAACACTCGTCGGCACGCCCCGCTACATGGCTCCCGAGCAATTGATCGGCAACCCCGTCACAGAGACTGCCGACATTTTTTCGTTGGGGCTTGTCATGTGGGAATTGTTGATCGGAAGACCAATGCTGCCGGCCTTGGATTGGATAGGGCTGCTCCGAATTCACACGAAATGGGATCTCAGTCGGCTCGACAATCTCCGTCGCCAAACCGATTTAACGACCTACCGATTTCTGCGATCGGCGTTATCTGCGGAAGCAGACCAACGTGATGTGGATCTCGACGAACTCATCGGTTGGTCCACTCCGCTCGACATTTCCAAGATCAAAGATCAGCTTCCGAAATAGCGTTCGTTACTTGTATTCCAAGTCGACTTTCACGCCAAACCCCTTGAGCGTTTCGATCTGCTTGGACGCGGCGTCCCCGAGTGGGTTGCCGCCCAGATACAGTCGCCAATACGGTGCGAACTCTTTCTCGCCTTCGGCGTCTTTCTTCGCCATTCGCACGAGTGGCGTTAAATCCTTGATCTGATTGTTGTGCAGCAGAGTCAGCGATAGTTCTTTCAGCGATGTCAGTGGGGAAAGGTCTTCGATTTTGTTGTTCCCAAGATCCAAGGTCCGCACCCAACCAAGTTTGGCGACTGGCCCGATATCAACCAAGCCATTGCCCGCCGCATCGAGAGAGGCCAATTTTTCTAACCCGGTCAACGGGGACAGATCTTGGATGTTGTTGTCGGCAATGTACAACGACGCCATCGCTTTCAATTCTTTCAGGGCT
It includes:
- a CDS encoding ATP-binding protein, which produces MARWAPFNHCYFSVKAKISIGFSVVLLLHISIAVLCHQGLTSAKLALETSYLLRHDVDQFDQIDRHVSALQRNVLLFAFTGYGGPEVRVRQIQDELGHLLKQASLLDGESDAESLDRMHAHLASHQEIFDAVISDRAKRRKIVNEELRSYEARFAETIKKISTTRFDSSYPASEQLAKIEAAFRTAEIENLRFIIAPDSSHFRNAQRQLDDAIKLIDEFQSKNPDAANQQLTQLKQIVTSYDSTTIQMVQSTRGYLHLVNVVLAGELSEFRRLASEIRERQASRLNVIHQELIRNTESYQLWSNFFSALTIILGIIAAWVIGRSIAPPLNAIATTFDKLTTGESVQSVPGTGRNDELGRLANAAEAFKNQASETRQLLKAAEASKIELDMLNARLSEEKARAELMASEATAATTAKSDFLANMSHEIRTPMTAILGFTETISERIADDDDSSEIETIRRNGQHLLSVINDILDLSKIESGKMSVELVDCNPSSIVAETLSLVDVRDKEDRVEVHSRFNGQIPAMIRTDPTRLRQILINLVGNAIKFTESGQVELITTYQDDNNEPTLSFDVIDTGIGMSADQVKRLFQPFSQADTSTTRRYGGTGLGLTLSKHFAELLGGGLQVVRTELGEGTQFRLTIKPQIVDDTKPNPIQEQHADSTKPAGADIRIDGVRVLLAEDGLDNQRLLTFILKKAGAIVEVVENGLAAKEAILKAWNQSNSYGCVLMDMQMPILSGYDATRAVREEGYPGWIIALTAHAMVGDKELCLDAGCDQYLTKPVSRKTLVQAVFDATLGMPNAVSNN
- a CDS encoding ABC transporter substrate-binding protein, which encodes MNVSRRQFLANLSAISSALYVAPQAISQEASKRPLRVLGTGVTLQDDIRRRAEKELGISIQFEPRGSARVLQKASTRPESFDVYEQWSNSINVLWQADAIQPIDVDRIHRWDEINSLAKTGQLFSGMKIGAGDAPHKILYVQKDGTLGANPTKQISFVPYVHNVDSFGYNTRVIPPGVPYESESWGWLLDEKHQGKVGLVNEPAIGIFDAALAAQAKGLVKFNDIGNLSRQEIDDLFQILLEFKYRGHFNGLWSSVPQSVAFMKSGRVTIESMFSPAVSTLNGLGIPVNYAAPKEGYRGWHGVLCLSSETEGPALDSAYAYMNWWLDGWAGAYMARQGYYISVPERSRGYMSPSEWEFWYEGKPARTNLPGADGNVAVKTGSVRSGGSYQERFGNVAVWNTVMDSYEYSLVRWYELLTG
- the hpnH gene encoding adenosyl-hopene transferase HpnH yields the protein MGVPVSQMWTVAKYVLGKKFRRVKRYPIVLMLEPLFRCNLACAGCGKIQHPVDILRKHLSVEECLNAVDECGAPIVSIPGGEPLLHPDIDKIVEGLVARKKYIYLCTNAILLEKHLHRFKPTKYLSFSVHLDGPKEEHDAAVCRDGVYDVAIAAIKTALDQGFRVTTNTTLFNTAEPEKVRETFDILTELGVEGMMLSPGYPYDKAPDQEHFLHQAETVGLFRRVFTKIDRRWKFNLSPLFLEFLKGRYDLECTPWGMPAYNLFGWQKPCYLLQEGYASSYQELLDTTDWDSYGKSSGNPSCTDCMVHCGYEPTAVTETFNSLKGFFTTAKLTVFGAKPEKNPPPPQPVVAGESNSPELVTLDTTFQPPQPHSARETETVSSD
- the metW gene encoding methionine biosynthesis protein MetW — its product is MSSQRYCMPDPMLGLNDKLIRDQIRPGSRVVDLGCGDGRLLAMLRDEHGCSVQGVELDQESIEAAISRGVAVIRADLDRGLDDIPSQSFDVAVLSQTLQQVRQPKAVLEEMYRIARWTLVVVPNFAHWRVRWQALSRGRAPVTSELPYEWYNTPNLHVMSMTDFRDLANVVKFRIDKEIPIIRRRAVRHAWAANLRAESALYVLERTE
- the metX gene encoding homoserine O-acetyltransferase MetX, which codes for MSTESIPKPTDEQPVFELPPDSVGMVETQTVTLFESSEKLRLASGRELGPITVAYETYGSLNSDRNNAVFVCHALTGDAHAAGWHSGEDRKPGWWDAFIGPGKMLDTDRYFVICANVLGGCMGTTGPGCLNPETGERYSSDFPVITIEDIVDVHAALVTHLGIDRLLAVVGGSLGGMQVLEWAARYPDRLNAAVVLASAAHLSAQGIAFNTVGRRAIVSDPEFHSGRYTPEEGPRYGLAVARMLAHITYLSEASIEMKFGRRLQHSDKLAYDLGKETEFQIESYLHYQGERFVERFDANSYLYLTKAMDYFNLADRHGSLEAALGNTDARFLVVSYTTDWLFPTDQSRELVSALLKARRHVSFIELSSPYGHDAFLIENEPLERLVQPFLDQTYQSFLNSDR